The sequence TTTCACCACTGAGTTTATTGAGGACACTGAGAAAGGCTTGAGCCTGTGGAAAAGAACGGTTCTCTTGAATTCGATAAATTTGATATCTGGAATTTCTGGTAATATTAATGTAGAGTTTGTCGGTTCGGGGCGTGGCGCAGCCTGGTAGCGCACCTGCTTTGGGAGCAGGGGGTCGGAGGTTCAAATCCTCTCGCCCCGACCAATATTTGCCTCAACCGAGCGAGAGAACCGCGGTCGGGAAAATATTGCAAGCAAAATGGCTGCACCATTTTGCGCGCCCGTAGCTCAGCTGGATAGAGCAGCGGACTTCTAATCCGCAGGTCACAGGTTCGAATCCTGTCGGGCGTGCCAATGCAAAAAAAAGCCTCCTCAATTTTGAGGGGGCCTTTTTTTGCATCTGCCCTCCAGTATGAGAACCATGTTGCGAGAACAGAGATTGCGTCGATGGTGGGTCTATATAGTTCCCAAAGGTGAGAACTTCTATGTTGGGATCACCACAGACCCACCAAATCGACTCAGACAACACAGTAGTCCCACTTCCTTCTACGTCAAGGGTCCCCTTGAAAGAGACCAGGCCATTCGTTTAGAGAAAAAACTGAAAAAATGCACGAGACTGGAGAAGTGGGCCCTCATTAGAGAGTTCTCGCAACAAGAGTGAGCCTGTCCCCCGTAGTCCTGACCTTGTCGAAGGACGAAGGGGGGAATCCTGCTTGTCACGTCGTAGCTGTAAGCGAAGACGGATCGGGCGTGCCACAAATAAAAGGCTATCCATTGTTTGGTGGAGAGAC comes from bacterium and encodes:
- a CDS encoding GIY-YIG nuclease family protein, whose protein sequence is MLREQRLRRWWVYIVPKGENFYVGITTDPPNRLRQHSSPTSFYVKGPLERDQAIRLEKKLKKCTRLEKWALIREFSQQE